Genomic DNA from Methanofollis sp. W23:
AGCAAATCTCGGGGTATGGGATTGGGATATGGTGTCAGGGCACCTTGTCCTGAACGAGAGATGGGCCGGGATGCTCGGGTATTCGCTCTCAGAAGTGGGGTCGGTCTCTGCAGCATGGGACGCAATGATCCACCCTGATGATTCCCCTAAGGCCCGCTCGGCCCTTGCTTCTTATCTTGTAGGGGAGACCCTTCAGTATCATGTCGAATATCGGATGCAGGCAAAGGACGGGCACTGGGTCTGGATGCTCTCGGTCGGCGAGGTGGTGGCCTGGGACGCGACTGGGAAGCCGATACGGATGGTCGGGATCAACCAGGACATTACCGACTTCAAGTTGAGCCAGGGGGCCTTGAAGGAGGCGAACAAGAAACTGACGATCCTTTCGAGCGTCACCCGCCATGATATCCTCAACCAGGTGCAGGGGCTGCTCTGGTTCTCGTCGGAGATCGAGGGGCGGACTGATAAATATCCCGGACTCTGCGACGCGGCGCGCCGGATCGGGCGCATCGCCGAGATGATCCAGTACCAGATCTCGTTCACCCGCGACTATGAGGAGATGGGGGTGAAATCGCCGGAATGGCAGCAGGTCGAGGCGATCGCACGAGGGGCGGCCCTGGCGGCTCTTCCGGCGGGAGTGCACCTGAAAGTGAAGACCGCGGACCTGGAGGTCTATGCCGATTCCATGCTTCGCAAGGTCTTTTACAACCTCTTTGAGAATGCGGTGAGGCATGGCGGGGGGATCACGAGGGTCATAGTCTTGTTCAGGAAAGGAGGAGGGAAGGGGACTCTTGTCATCGAAGACGATGGGGTTGGGGTTCCTGAGGAGAAGAAACCCTATATCTTCAAGCGCGGCTATGGGCAACACACAGGGTTCGGGCTCTTCCTGGTCCGCGAGATCCTTGAGATCACCGGGATGACGATCCAGGAGACGGGTGTCGAGGGAAAAGGCGCCAGGTTCGAGATCACTCTCCCTGGGGGCGTCTACCGGTGCGGCGAAGGAGGACAGGAATAAACCCCGGGCAAAAAAAGGGCGAGATCGGGCACTGGTTGGTGCTTAGTGGATTACCTTCTTGATCTGTACCCATTCCTCTGCAGAAAGGTGCTCTTTACCGTGCGCCTCGCGGGCGTGATCGGCGATCTGCTGTTCGAGGTCAAATTCATTCTCAGCTCTGGTCTCGAAATCACATTTCATCCCGATGTCTTTGCACTTAAACGACGGCATGGCCATCACCGGAGGGGGGATATATCGACCTGGTATATATGATGATCCTATCCGATCGGTCAGGGCAATCTCCTCGCTTTTTCGATGTGATGTTTTCTTAGATGTCCCCTGAGCACTGGAACAGAGATCCTGGACCCCCGGGAAATCGAAGATCTTCCTGAAAAGGAGTTTTTGCAACCACAAGAAATACGAAATGGCGACAATCTTCAAAGCACCGCCTGGGTGAGTGGTGGGAGGGTATGTTGTTCTGAGGTGTCGCTCCCTGAATCGGTGAGGGACTCTCCAGAGCCGAAAGGAGAGAAAAACGGGTGAAACGCCTTCTGAGGCACAGTATCCTGTGTGAAGAGGGGTATGAATTCTTACAGGGATCTATGTCTTCTGGTGGCAGGGGGCGTGCTGCCCCTGGTCTCCCTGCCATATGATAGGTCGAGGACGGCAACCCCTTCTTCATGGTCATTGGTTCTGCCGTCCCGGCCCTCTCTTCCTTCCTGGGTGCGGGCGGCACTCGCTCCGGCATGGGGGTGGGGGAAGGTGGATGGTTTGCACTTGCGCCCGGGAAAGATGAGGGATTTTACAAAGTCTAATTTTTAATTCTGAGTTCTAAAAACATGATTGACCCGATTATTATGGCGTTGTAGATACTTCCGCCAGTTCTGAGTATGAGTGTGATGCACCCGCTTTCCCACCCTTCGTGCTGGGGACGAGTGCCTCCCAGGTCCCAGGGAGCACGATGGGGCAGGGAAAGCAGAATAGATGAATATGACATTTTTCCATGAAAATGATCCTTAATGTCATCTTTCCGGGTTTTCATAATGGTTTGAATCCACCACACCCCTTCTTGACCGATACGCCGATTTCGGATACATCTCCCGAATGATCGGGCCTCTGTCTTCCCGTCCCTATCGCCATCCCGGTGCGGGGGGTGCGGGAAGGGATGTCTACCTGATCGGCCGCCCTCATCGCAGACTCTTTACTGTTGTCTCGCGCCGGGGGGTGCACCCCAGAACCCCTCCCACACGACGAGAAGAGGTCGGTGCGGGGTTCTCCCTGTGGTGTCCCGCTCTAAAGGGGGGCACGGGTCCACACGCCCTGGAGACCCATGATCATGTTCATCCCATATGCGTGAACCAGGGGTTCATGCCCGATTCTATAGAGTCATTATTATAATCATTTTAAAAACAGGGTCGGTAATGAGTGGGCCTGTCCGGGTTCGAACCGGAGATCTTCGCCGTGTAAGGGCGACGTCATAACCGACTAGACCACAAGCCCAGTGTTCATAAATGTTTCTCATTGGTCGGTATTAAACGTGTTGCTCCCTCGCTCTGTGCCGGTCATTTTAGAGAGTCTCACTTGTTCCTGGTATGAGCGTGCCTCACTCACCTTCATCTATCGTTCGTGGTAGGGGCAACACGTCCCCTCCAGGCGGGGCGCATCACCAGGAGGGTATCTCCAGGGACTTTTGTCGGTTATTTTTCGGCGATCTTTTCAAGCAGTCTTTTGATCGCCTGCAATTCCGCGACGACCGCCGCCTGCCCTGCCTCTCCATGGGCCGGCGCGATCTCTTTCTCCTCGCCTCCTGTTGCTGCCGCCACCGGCGGGCGTCCGCGCACCTGCGCCATGATCAGTTCTCGCAAGGGTTCTGGTTCCTCGATGCCCAGGATCCTGATCTCGGCCTGGGCCTGGGCCGAGTAGCCAGCAGTCTGGATACGGAGGTTGGAGATGCCAAAGATTCGCATCACCGGGCCCTGGATGATATCGACATTGGTGATCCGGTTGTACGGGACGATCCCGGTGCTCCTGAACCAGACTCCTCGCTTCCAGGTCATCTCAGTATCGGTGAGATGATAGACGATGCTCCGGTAGTAGAGGGGGATCCAGACGGCGACGAAGATGAGGAGGGCGAGCACCCCTCCACCGAAGAGGAGGGTGAGCCACTCTTCTCCGGCAAGGGAGACCGGGAGCACAATGAAGAGAGCACAGAGAACCCCTGTAAAGACAAGAGACAGGAAATAATATCTCTTGAACTGGGAGGCGGGTTTGAAATCTCTCCCTATGGTGACAGGGTCTGTCATATGCGATACTCCTCTCTATAATACAATAAAGGTATGCCGGGCTTTGTAGAACCCCTCTGGATGGAAATCTTCTGTGAGGGGCGTGGCGTCACCCGTCGAGATGGCTCTCTAGAGGAATTCTACAAAGCCGATATTGTGGCACTGCAGAACCCTTCACCTATTGTGGAAAGGGGGTGTGTCACCCGCCTTCCCATAGTCAAGAAAGTGGAGCATGTGATTGTACTCTCTTCTCTTTCGGGTCGTTTCCTCCTGGCCCTTGACAGGGAAAGATATTCACATGCTCGCTCTGGTCACGCCCGGCACCAGGACAGGACCAGAGATGGCACCCCTCTCCTGGGCCGCCATCTCCTCATAATGGACGCCTCATGAGTCGACCTGATGGTGTGCGGGTGAAGGTTCTTCCTGAACCAAACGATTTTATCCAGCAATGCGACACAGGACCGGCCATGCCAACTGAGGTGGAGGTGGTCCTTGCGGCCATCAAGGAGAGGCGGAGCATCAGGGCATATGAAGACCGCCCCCTCGACGAGGCGACGGTCACCGCGGTCATCGAGGCCGGGGTCCACGCCCCGACTGCCATGGGGCTTCAGCCCTGGCGGTTTATCGTCGTCAGGGACCGTGCGCTGATGAAACAGATCTCAGACTACTGCAAACCGGTCCTCCGCGGGATGCTGGAGGGGGCCACCGATGAGATGGCCGTGGTATTTCGAGCCCTCCTCTCGAGGGAAGATTTTGAGATCTTCTACGGTGCCCCGGTGCTCGTCCTGGTGCTTGGTGACGAGAAGAACCCGTACAGCACTCATGACTGCACCCTCTGTGCCGGCACCATGATGCTCGCCGCTCATGCGATGGGGATCGGGAGCTGCTGGATCGGGTCTGCCAGGCCGGTTGCGGGGAACACTGAACTGATGAAGAGACTGGGGGTGCCGTCCGGTTATGCGATCATCGCTCCGTTGATCTTTGGGTATCCAGGGGAGCGTCCAGAGATGCCGGTGCGGGCTGAGCCAATGATTACCTGGATTTGAGTAAAGGTCGCAGAAGATAGGAAGGATGATTGCTGTATCGCCTTTATGAAGATCATGGGCCGTTCGAGTGCGTGAGTTCCCACGATAGTGTTCAGGTCTTGTATGGGGGTTTTTGTCCGCCCCCATCGCCATCCCTGGAGTCAGGGTGGCACTCGCCCCCTGGACCCCCACGATGAGGAGGGGCGGGGGTGACGATGGAACAAAGTCCTCACCGATACTCCTGTCTGAAAAAAGATGATCCAGCAACAGAAAATGTTCATCTCGTATGGATGAGGTGTGATATCGTCTCATACCGAATTTTCCAAATGGCCTCTGAGAAAACGGCTCTGTAGAACCCCTCACCTCTTGTGTGGGTGAGACATGTGTCACCCGCCTTCCCGCCCCCTTTGGCCGGGGGCGCTGCCCCCCGGACCCCCGGGTCGGGAAAGCAGAATAGATGACTATAAAGAGAGTGCTGCCGTCTTCGACCTATCGTGTTGCGGGGGGTTCAGGGGGCGGCCAAGCTTTCTACAGAGCCGAGAAAACAAGTTTTTGATCTGGTATGGTCCGGATCCAGGGGTCGCTGGGATGGAGACGGCACCAGGGTATGTTCCTAGGTGGAGGCTAGGCTGTCCATGGACCCGGCGAAAATATGAGCGTCTTTACCGCGCGAAAAAAATATTACTGGAGCCCGAAGGACTGCAGGGTCACATCGGGGTTCACTTCGCCGACATGGTAGACCGCACCCTTGGAGAGCTCGTTGATGACCACTTCGGCCGGAGAGAAGAGGGAGGTGTCGATCTTGTAGAAGTCGTAGCCTGCCTCCTTGAAGATCTCGTTGAAAGGCTTGCCATAGCCCTTCGACTTGTTGGACGGGATCTTCTCGAGGTACTCGGTGATCTCAGGGGCGTCCATCGTCAGGTTGATCTGGCCGTGGTAGATGGTGGCATCATTGGTGACCCCCATGGCCAGCTTCGGGCCGCGGACCGGCGGGACCGGGGCGGTGCCCATGGCGGCGACGATCTTTTTCGTGTCAAAACCGAGTTCATTGAGTTTGTAGACCGCGGTCTCGACACACCTGCCGGCGACCTGGATCGAACCCACGATCGAGGAGGTCGGTGCGACGATCGCACAGGTGTTGGCGACGTCCACCTTGCAGGTGTCGGCGATGAACTGCATGACCTCGCCGTTCGGGAGATGGTCGCTCTCCAGGCAGATCACTGCAGACTCGCACTCGTCCTGGTAGTCGATCACTTCATAGGTGTGCTTGGGCTTGAGGGAAAGTGCTCGCGCAGGGCCTGACCCCATCGCGAAGTAGTTCCCGACCTTGACCGTCCAGCCCGCCTTCTGTGCGCCAAGGCACGCAATCGATGGGAAGTCGGTAGAGACCTCGATGAAAGGCATCGGGATCCCCTTGATCTGACCCATCGTGAAGTTCACGTCGCCGAGCCCGCCCATACAGATCTCGGTAAAGACCCGTCCGGCCTGATAGCCGCCAGGTACCGAAACACCGGCATCGACGATCCTGGCACCATTGTCCAGTTCGTGCGCCGCAACGTTGTACTCTTCTGGGTACTCGAAAATATCGTTGAAAATATCAAGGGCCTGTTCATTCACGCTCAGCATGGAATTATCACCGTTCACATAATGAACGAGGAGAGAATAGATAAGACTTGTCAATCGATCTCTCAGACCAGGAGTTCGAGGATGCGCCCTGGTTCATATCTCAGGGAGATGACCCGCGTTCGTCCTCTCCCCCGTCGGTACGTGAGGTTGATGAGGCGCATGGCATCGAGTTTCTTGATGATCTCGTAATACCTGGTGTAGCCGAGTTTCATATGCGTTTTTGCCTCTTCGTACACCCCTCCCGCGTTCATCTCCTCTTTTTCGTCAATCTCCTGACTCATCTCGGCGATGACCCGCACCAGATCTTTCTCTTCTTTTTTCAGGGTTCTGAGCGTGAAGGTAAGGTGGAGATATTTCGAGATCTTGTATGCCTGACAGATGTCGTCCTCCTCGACCTGCCGGCGTGCCGCCATCTCCGCGTTCAGGGTGGCACGCTTGAGGAGGTCGAGTCCCACCCGGAGGTCGCCGCTCTTCATCGTCTGTTCGACGACAAGGTCGAGCATTGAATCTGTGAGGGCTCCAGGGTATAGCCCGGTCATCACGCGCTCAGAAAGGATGTGGTGCACCTCGTCGGCGCTGTACGGGGGGAAGTAGATCTCGGTCGGCCTGAAGACCGAGAAGACCCTGGGGTCGACCTCGCGGGAGAGGTCGACATTCATGTCAGAGATGATCGAGATCACCCCGATCCTCGTGCCAGGGTAGGACTCGTGTGAGCGGAGGAGGGGGTAGAGGACCTTGTTGATCTCGTTCTCATACAGGAGATAATTTGCATCGTCGAGGGCGACGATCAGCACCTTCTCTTCTTTCAGGAGATGTTTTGCGACGGCGTTGAAGATCTGCTTGAACGAGGTGCCCGAGGCAGGAGGGTGACGCCCGGCAAGCTTCTGGTAGATCTGGGCGAAGACGGCGAACTTGGTGTTGTCGATCTGGCAGTTGATGTAGACCGGGACAAGTCTGCTCTCCTCCTCCTCCACCTGTGCGAAGAGTTTTCGGACGCTTGTCGTCTTCCCGGTACCAGGAAGGCCCCTGCAGATGGAGTTGAGTGGTCTGCCCCCTCTGAAACCGGGTTTGATCTGGAAGGCGAGTTCTCGCATCTGGGTCTCCCTGTGGTTGAACTGCTCTGGGACATAATCGATCTCAAAGACCTCGGGGTC
This window encodes:
- a CDS encoding DUF1059 domain-containing protein, which encodes MKIVAISYFLWLQKLLFRKIFDFPGVQDLCSSAQGTSKKTSHRKSEEIALTDRIGSSYIPGRYIPPPVMAMPSFKCKDIGMKCDFETRAENEFDLEQQIADHAREAHGKEHLSAEEWVQIKKVIH
- a CDS encoding PH domain-containing protein, yielding MTDPVTIGRDFKPASQFKRYYFLSLVFTGVLCALFIVLPVSLAGEEWLTLLFGGGVLALLIFVAVWIPLYYRSIVYHLTDTEMTWKRGVWFRSTGIVPYNRITNVDIIQGPVMRIFGISNLRIQTAGYSAQAQAEIRILGIEEPEPLRELIMAQVRGRPPVAAATGGEEKEIAPAHGEAGQAAVVAELQAIKRLLEKIAEK
- the mch gene encoding methenyltetrahydromethanopterin cyclohydrolase, producing the protein MLSVNEQALDIFNDIFEYPEEYNVAAHELDNGARIVDAGVSVPGGYQAGRVFTEICMGGLGDVNFTMGQIKGIPMPFIEVSTDFPSIACLGAQKAGWTVKVGNYFAMGSGPARALSLKPKHTYEVIDYQDECESAVICLESDHLPNGEVMQFIADTCKVDVANTCAIVAPTSSIVGSIQVAGRCVETAVYKLNELGFDTKKIVAAMGTAPVPPVRGPKLAMGVTNDATIYHGQINLTMDAPEITEYLEKIPSNKSKGYGKPFNEIFKEAGYDFYKIDTSLFSPAEVVINELSKGAVYHVGEVNPDVTLQSFGLQ
- a CDS encoding nitroreductase family protein — encoded protein: MSRPDGVRVKVLPEPNDFIQQCDTGPAMPTEVEVVLAAIKERRSIRAYEDRPLDEATVTAVIEAGVHAPTAMGLQPWRFIVVRDRALMKQISDYCKPVLRGMLEGATDEMAVVFRALLSREDFEIFYGAPVLVLVLGDEKNPYSTHDCTLCAGTMMLAAHAMGIGSCWIGSARPVAGNTELMKRLGVPSGYAIIAPLIFGYPGERPEMPVRAEPMITWI
- a CDS encoding ORC1-type DNA replication protein, which translates into the protein MKKDLLMWDETLFRDPEVFEIDYVPEQFNHRETQMRELAFQIKPGFRGGRPLNSICRGLPGTGKTTSVRKLFAQVEEEESRLVPVYINCQIDNTKFAVFAQIYQKLAGRHPPASGTSFKQIFNAVAKHLLKEEKVLIVALDDANYLLYENEINKVLYPLLRSHESYPGTRIGVISIISDMNVDLSREVDPRVFSVFRPTEIYFPPYSADEVHHILSERVMTGLYPGALTDSMLDLVVEQTMKSGDLRVGLDLLKRATLNAEMAARRQVEEDDICQAYKISKYLHLTFTLRTLKKEEKDLVRVIAEMSQEIDEKEEMNAGGVYEEAKTHMKLGYTRYYEIIKKLDAMRLINLTYRRGRGRTRVISLRYEPGRILELLV